A single window of Luteibacter yeojuensis DNA harbors:
- the gmk gene encoding guanylate kinase — protein sequence MTEGTLFVVAAPSGAGKSTLVNALLECEPDISLSISHTTRPPRLGEEYGRHYFFVERPDFEREIVDGIFLEHAEVHGNLYGTSRTVVEGTLAEGRDVLLEIDWQGARQVRKGKPECVSVFILPPSRVELERRLRGRASDSPEVIERRLFNSREEIAHAHEFDYIIVNDRFEDALGDLRAIVRAVRLRAPLAVRRHESLIEELLAP from the coding sequence ATGACCGAAGGCACCCTGTTCGTGGTGGCCGCGCCCTCCGGCGCCGGCAAGTCCACGCTGGTCAACGCGCTGCTCGAATGCGAGCCGGACATCTCGCTGTCGATATCGCATACCACGCGCCCGCCCCGGTTGGGCGAAGAGTACGGGCGGCACTATTTCTTCGTGGAACGTCCCGATTTCGAACGCGAGATCGTCGACGGCATCTTCCTGGAGCACGCCGAGGTGCACGGCAACCTCTACGGCACCTCGCGCACTGTCGTCGAGGGCACCCTTGCCGAAGGCCGCGACGTGCTGCTCGAGATCGACTGGCAGGGCGCACGCCAGGTGCGCAAGGGCAAGCCGGAATGCGTGAGCGTGTTCATCCTGCCGCCGTCGAGGGTGGAACTGGAACGCCGCCTGCGCGGCCGGGCCTCCGACAGTCCCGAGGTGATCGAACGCCGCCTCTTCAATTCGCGTGAGGAGATCGCCCACGCGCACGAGTTCGACTACATCATCGTGAACGACCGCTTCGAGGACGCCCTTGGCGACCTCCGGGCAATCGTCCGCGCGGTGCGCCTGCGCGCGCCGCTCGCGGTGCGTCGCCACGAATCGCTGATCGAGGAGCTGCTCGCCCCATGA
- a CDS encoding MlaA family lipoprotein, translated as MVRTAFGALIVALLAACHMAPPRTDDPNEKFNRKVYAFNDQLDKAVIRPVAVGYRKVTNPPVRTAISDFYTNIRLPITVANDLLQARPKQALQSTGRFVVNLTIGFLGFKDPASLLGIPLEENDFGVTLARWGVPEGDFLMLPFVGPTTVRDVWRLPVDSYFFDPISYYSRNHDFEYGQQYVPQLLYLVTLRSRGIDAESFLASAYDPYVFIRDAYRQQRLYKNYYGNPPPEAIEKMQGLNDNQDFDPDKLLEEQHNWERKNGQEPE; from the coding sequence ATGGTCCGTACCGCGTTTGGCGCCCTCATTGTCGCACTGTTGGCCGCCTGCCACATGGCGCCGCCGCGCACCGACGATCCGAACGAAAAGTTCAACCGCAAGGTGTACGCCTTCAACGATCAGCTCGACAAGGCGGTGATCCGCCCGGTCGCCGTCGGCTATCGCAAGGTCACGAACCCGCCGGTCCGGACGGCCATCAGCGATTTCTACACGAACATCCGCCTGCCCATCACGGTGGCCAACGACCTCCTCCAGGCCCGGCCGAAACAGGCCCTCCAGTCCACCGGCCGTTTCGTGGTCAACCTGACCATCGGCTTCCTGGGCTTCAAGGACCCGGCCAGCCTGCTCGGCATCCCGCTGGAAGAGAACGACTTCGGCGTGACCCTGGCCCGCTGGGGCGTGCCCGAGGGCGACTTCCTGATGCTGCCTTTCGTCGGCCCGACCACGGTCCGCGACGTCTGGCGCCTGCCGGTGGACAGCTACTTCTTCGACCCGATCAGCTACTACTCACGCAACCACGACTTCGAGTACGGGCAGCAGTACGTGCCCCAGTTGCTCTACCTCGTGACCCTGCGCTCGCGCGGCATCGATGCGGAGAGTTTCCTCGCCTCGGCCTACGACCCGTATGTGTTCATACGCGACGCCTATCGCCAGCAGCGTCTCTACAAGAATTACTACGGCAACCCGCCGCCGGAAGCCATCGAGAAGATGCAGGGCCTGAACGACAACCAGGATTTCGACCCGGACAAGCTGCTTGAAGAACAGCACAACTGGGAACGGAAGAACGGCCAGGAGCCGGAATAA
- the mlaE gene encoding lipid asymmetry maintenance ABC transporter permease subunit MlaE has product MTSKDDNVVVRSLAQIGACGLFLLTILAAIPRSFRHGRETIRQIWFVGAMSLTIVMTCGLFVGMVLGLQLYDVLSIFGGTSATGTVVAIAIYRELGPVVTALLFAGRAGTSITAEIGLMRATDQLDAMEMMAVDPIAYVAAPRFLAGVVALPLLGVVFCAMGVFGGHLVGVTWLGIDNGTFWSNMTATVDIRKDIVDGVLLKSIAFGIVVSLIAVFQGYTTPPTSEGVAYATTRTVVASSIAILALDFVLTSFLI; this is encoded by the coding sequence ATGACCAGCAAGGACGACAACGTCGTCGTGCGCAGCCTGGCGCAGATCGGCGCCTGCGGGCTGTTCCTCCTGACGATCCTGGCGGCCATCCCGCGCAGCTTCCGGCATGGCCGCGAGACGATCCGGCAAATCTGGTTCGTCGGCGCGATGAGCCTCACCATCGTGATGACCTGCGGCCTGTTCGTCGGCATGGTGTTGGGCCTGCAGCTGTACGACGTGCTCTCGATCTTCGGCGGCACCTCGGCCACGGGCACCGTCGTGGCCATCGCCATCTATCGCGAACTGGGTCCCGTCGTCACCGCGCTGCTGTTCGCCGGCCGCGCCGGCACCTCGATCACGGCCGAGATCGGCCTGATGCGCGCCACCGACCAGCTCGACGCCATGGAAATGATGGCCGTGGACCCGATCGCCTACGTGGCCGCGCCGCGCTTCCTTGCCGGCGTGGTGGCCCTGCCGCTGCTGGGCGTGGTCTTCTGCGCCATGGGCGTGTTCGGCGGCCATCTGGTCGGCGTGACCTGGCTCGGCATCGACAACGGCACCTTCTGGTCCAACATGACCGCCACGGTCGACATCCGCAAGGACATCGTCGACGGCGTGCTGCTCAAGTCCATCGCCTTCGGCATCGTGGTCTCGCTGATCGCGGTGTTCCAGGGCTACACCACCCCGCCCACCAGCGAAGGCGTCGCCTATGCGACGACGCGCACGGTGGTCGCCTCGTCCATCGCCATCCTGGCGCTGGACTTCGTCCTCACCTCGTTCCTGATCTGA
- the mlaD gene encoding outer membrane lipid asymmetry maintenance protein MlaD, giving the protein MTQRRSYAVGTGLFIVLGFAALAYLATQTTSVANTRGGDTYTVETRFANVGQLKVRAPVKVAGVRVGSVQAIDLVPGKEEAKVTLAIDDNHKDIPEDSVATIYTSGLLGDQYVGIQFGQSKNPVKEGGEIGLTRPAQQLEEMLGKFFGGGSAPDRLGGTFHVTGSFTNIGGLQPGAAVKMAGVPIGSVESVVVKPGAVEATVTLAIDKRYSQIPDDSSAAVFTSGLIGSQYVAIQPGGSPEYLADGDSFVLTQSALQLEDLIGKFLVNGSPSENKSGGAQGAAPSDNAGKK; this is encoded by the coding sequence GTGACCCAGAGACGTTCCTATGCCGTCGGCACCGGCCTGTTCATCGTGCTCGGCTTCGCCGCCCTGGCTTACCTCGCCACGCAGACCACGTCGGTGGCCAACACCCGCGGCGGCGACACCTACACGGTGGAGACGCGCTTCGCCAACGTCGGCCAGCTCAAGGTCCGCGCGCCCGTGAAGGTCGCCGGCGTGCGCGTCGGTTCGGTCCAGGCCATCGACCTGGTGCCGGGCAAGGAGGAGGCGAAAGTCACCCTCGCCATCGACGACAACCACAAGGACATCCCGGAAGATTCGGTCGCCACCATCTATACCAGCGGCCTCCTGGGCGACCAGTACGTGGGCATCCAGTTCGGCCAGTCGAAGAACCCGGTGAAGGAAGGCGGCGAGATCGGCCTGACCCGCCCGGCGCAGCAGCTGGAGGAAATGCTCGGCAAGTTCTTCGGCGGCGGCAGCGCCCCGGACCGCCTGGGCGGCACGTTCCATGTGACCGGCAGCTTCACCAATATCGGCGGCCTCCAGCCCGGCGCGGCGGTGAAGATGGCCGGCGTGCCCATCGGCAGCGTCGAGTCGGTGGTGGTCAAGCCCGGCGCGGTGGAAGCCACCGTGACCCTTGCGATCGACAAGCGCTACTCCCAGATACCGGACGACTCCTCGGCCGCGGTATTCACTAGCGGTTTGATCGGCAGCCAGTATGTTGCGATCCAGCCCGGCGGCTCGCCGGAATACCTGGCGGACGGCGACAGCTTCGTGCTTACGCAGTCCGCGCTCCAGCTGGAAGACCTGATCGGCAAGTTCCTGGTGAACGGTTCGCCGAGCGAGAACAAGTCCGGTGGCGCCCAGGGCGCCGCCCCGTCCGATAACGCCGGCAAGAAATAA
- a CDS encoding RidA family protein: MTRSIIATDKAPSAIGPYSQAVRAGNTVYFSGQIPLDPATGNLVEGDIAAQTRRVFDNLVAVAEAAGGELADIVRVGIYVTDLANFAAVNAVMAEYFQEPYPARSTIEVSALPRDAQVEVDAILVLP; encoded by the coding sequence ATGACCCGCAGCATCATCGCCACCGATAAGGCACCGTCGGCGATCGGCCCGTATTCGCAGGCCGTGCGCGCCGGAAACACGGTGTACTTCTCCGGGCAGATCCCGCTCGATCCCGCGACCGGCAACCTCGTCGAAGGCGACATCGCGGCGCAGACCCGCCGCGTGTTCGACAACCTCGTGGCCGTGGCCGAAGCGGCCGGCGGCGAGCTCGCCGACATTGTGCGCGTGGGCATCTACGTGACGGACCTTGCCAACTTCGCCGCCGTCAATGCCGTCATGGCCGAGTACTTCCAGGAGCCGTACCCGGCGCGTTCGACCATCGAGGTGTCCGCGCTTCCGCGGGACGCGCAGGTCGAGGTCGACGCCATCCTCGTCCTGCCCTGA
- a CDS encoding ABC transporter ATP-binding protein: MTDDTIVRVRGLTTVLNGKTIFDNLDLDIPRGRVTAIMGPSGTGKTTLLKHITGQMRGDAGSVEVDGQNVPALSRERLFELRERIGYLFQNSALLTDFDVFENVAFPLRQHTKLPEELIRNIVLNKLQAVGLRGAARLMPSELSGGMARRVALARAIVFDPALILYDEPFVGLDPIALNQVLLLIRTLNETLGLTSVLVAHELAAVQKVADRVYLIANGKVVAQGDPATLAGDGSPWTAQFFGGQADGPVPFQYPAGDYASALGFPGGKA, translated from the coding sequence ATGACCGACGACACCATCGTCCGCGTGCGCGGACTCACCACGGTCCTCAACGGCAAGACCATCTTCGACAACCTCGACCTCGACATCCCGCGCGGCAGGGTCACCGCCATCATGGGCCCCAGCGGCACCGGCAAGACCACGCTGCTGAAGCACATCACCGGGCAGATGCGCGGCGACGCGGGCAGCGTGGAGGTCGACGGGCAGAACGTGCCCGCACTGTCGCGCGAGCGGCTGTTCGAGCTGCGCGAGCGGATCGGTTACCTGTTCCAGAACTCGGCGCTGCTCACCGATTTCGATGTCTTCGAGAACGTGGCCTTCCCGCTGCGCCAGCATACGAAGCTGCCGGAAGAACTCATCCGCAATATCGTGCTGAACAAGCTGCAGGCCGTGGGCCTGCGCGGTGCGGCGCGCCTCATGCCCAGCGAGCTTTCCGGCGGCATGGCACGCCGCGTGGCGCTGGCCCGCGCCATCGTCTTCGATCCCGCGCTGATCCTCTACGACGAGCCTTTCGTGGGCCTCGACCCCATCGCGCTGAACCAGGTGCTCCTGCTCATTCGCACGCTCAACGAGACGCTGGGCCTTACCAGCGTGCTGGTGGCGCACGAACTTGCGGCGGTGCAGAAGGTGGCGGACCGCGTGTACCTCATCGCCAACGGCAAGGTCGTGGCGCAAGGCGACCCGGCCACGCTGGCCGGCGACGGCTCGCCGTGGACGGCGCAGTTCTTCGGCGGCCAGGCCGACGGCCCGGTGCCCTTCCAGTATCCCGCCGGCGACTACGCCAGCGCGCTCGGTTTTCCCGGAGGCAAGGCATGA
- the recG gene encoding ATP-dependent DNA helicase RecG, with protein sequence MPADPADPGRAPLTSLGGVGPALVETLGRLGLRTVQDLWFHLPLRYEDRTRVLPIADLRPGDRAQVEGIVDVVERGFRFRPQLKVIVGDASGGVLLLRFFHFRKAQVDQLARGTRLLCFGEVRQGPQGLEMVHPQYQRIEADEPVVVDERLTPVYPTTEGLGPRRLAGVVSRALAHLPADDRLELIPDGVDLPSGLTSLRDALLYVHRPPPEVDLRQLGEGRHPAQKRLAFEELLTQHLTLRRMRAAVKKRKAPALKSAGTLRDRLLAGLPFALTGAQARVSKDVARDLARPHPMLRLVQGDVGSGKTVVAALAAVAAVESGYQVALMAPTELLAEQHLRNFRAWLEPLGLKVEWLAGKVQGRARKSALGHAADGSAHVVVGTHALMQEGVAFSRLGLVIVDEQHRFGVHQRLALRDKGAEGDLIPHQLVLTATPIPRTLAMSAYADLDVSSIDELPPGRTPVQTAALSNERRYDVMERIHAACMQGRQVYWVCTLIEESGQLDAQAAEVAHAELAAALPDLAVGLIHGRMKPKEKQAVMDAFKAGELAVLVATTVIEVGVDVPNASLMVIENSERLGLAQLHQLRGRVGRGSVASNCVLLYQTPLSRLAKERLQVMRETNDGFRIAEKDLELRGPGEVLGTRQTGQLQFRIADLARDAHLMPDVQRVAEAMMKNHSDRCERLIARWVGDAARYVDA encoded by the coding sequence ATGCCCGCCGATCCGGCGGATCCGGGTCGCGCGCCGCTGACCTCGCTTGGCGGCGTGGGGCCCGCGCTCGTCGAAACGCTCGGCAGGCTGGGCCTGCGTACCGTGCAGGATCTCTGGTTCCACCTGCCGCTGCGCTACGAGGATCGCACGCGCGTCCTGCCCATCGCCGACCTGCGTCCGGGCGATCGCGCCCAGGTCGAGGGTATCGTCGATGTCGTCGAGCGCGGCTTCCGTTTCCGCCCCCAGCTGAAGGTGATCGTCGGCGATGCCTCCGGGGGCGTGTTGTTGCTGCGCTTCTTCCATTTCCGCAAGGCGCAGGTGGACCAGCTCGCCAGGGGCACGCGCCTGCTTTGCTTCGGTGAAGTACGCCAGGGTCCGCAAGGCCTGGAGATGGTGCATCCGCAATACCAGCGGATCGAAGCCGACGAGCCGGTGGTCGTGGACGAACGGCTCACGCCGGTCTATCCCACCACCGAAGGGCTCGGGCCGCGCCGGCTGGCGGGCGTGGTCTCCCGCGCGCTGGCGCACCTGCCCGCCGACGACCGCCTCGAGCTGATTCCGGACGGCGTGGACCTGCCTTCCGGGCTCACCTCGTTGCGCGATGCCTTGCTCTACGTGCACCGGCCTCCGCCCGAGGTGGACCTGCGTCAGCTCGGCGAAGGACGCCACCCTGCGCAGAAGCGCCTCGCCTTCGAGGAACTGCTCACCCAGCACCTCACGCTGCGACGCATGCGCGCGGCGGTGAAGAAGCGCAAGGCGCCGGCGCTGAAGAGCGCGGGAACGTTGCGCGACCGCCTGCTCGCCGGCCTGCCGTTCGCGCTCACCGGCGCACAGGCCCGCGTGTCGAAGGACGTGGCGCGGGACCTCGCGCGGCCGCATCCCATGCTTCGCCTCGTGCAGGGCGATGTCGGCAGCGGCAAGACCGTGGTGGCCGCGCTCGCCGCGGTGGCCGCGGTGGAAAGCGGTTACCAGGTGGCGCTGATGGCGCCGACCGAGCTGCTCGCCGAACAGCACCTGCGCAATTTCCGCGCATGGCTCGAACCGCTCGGCCTGAAGGTCGAGTGGCTGGCGGGCAAGGTGCAGGGCAGGGCGCGCAAGAGCGCGCTGGGCCACGCGGCGGATGGCAGCGCGCACGTCGTCGTCGGCACGCATGCGCTCATGCAGGAAGGCGTGGCGTTCTCGCGTCTCGGTCTCGTCATCGTCGACGAGCAGCACCGCTTCGGCGTGCACCAGCGCCTCGCGCTGCGCGACAAAGGCGCCGAGGGCGACCTCATCCCGCACCAGCTCGTGCTCACCGCCACGCCGATCCCGCGCACGCTCGCGATGAGCGCGTATGCCGACCTGGACGTGTCGTCCATCGACGAACTCCCGCCGGGGCGCACGCCCGTGCAGACGGCGGCGCTCTCCAATGAGCGCCGCTACGACGTGATGGAACGCATCCACGCGGCGTGCATGCAGGGGCGCCAGGTGTACTGGGTATGCACGCTCATCGAGGAATCCGGGCAACTCGACGCGCAGGCCGCGGAAGTGGCGCATGCGGAGCTCGCCGCCGCCTTGCCCGATCTCGCCGTGGGACTGATCCACGGGCGTATGAAGCCGAAGGAAAAGCAGGCCGTCATGGACGCCTTCAAGGCCGGCGAGCTGGCCGTCCTCGTGGCCACCACCGTCATCGAGGTGGGCGTGGACGTGCCGAACGCCAGCCTCATGGTGATCGAGAACAGCGAGCGCCTCGGTCTCGCCCAGCTTCACCAGCTGCGTGGCCGGGTGGGGCGCGGCTCGGTCGCCTCCAACTGCGTGCTGCTTTACCAGACGCCGCTGTCGCGGCTGGCGAAGGAGCGCCTGCAGGTGATGCGCGAGACCAACGACGGTTTCCGCATCGCGGAGAAAGACCTGGAACTGCGCGGTCCCGGCGAAGTCCTCGGCACCCGGCAGACCGGCCAGCTGCAGTTCCGCATCGCCGACCTGGCGCGCGACGCCCACCTCATGCCCGACGTGCAGCGCGTGGCCGAGGCCATGATGAAAAACCACTCCGACCGCTGCGAACGCCTCATCGCGCGCTGGGTGGGCGACGCGGCCCGTTACGTCGACGCCTGA
- the rpoZ gene encoding DNA-directed RNA polymerase subunit omega produces MARITVEDCLEVVDNRFELVLMATKRARQLSKGAEPTLDPSNDKSTVLALREIADRRVNDEMIDEIDRAARERAEREALEWAATEVDDDLSKGGDD; encoded by the coding sequence ATGGCCCGTATTACCGTCGAAGACTGCCTCGAGGTAGTCGACAACCGCTTCGAGCTCGTGCTCATGGCGACCAAGCGCGCCCGCCAGCTGTCCAAGGGTGCCGAACCGACCCTCGATCCCAGCAACGACAAGTCGACCGTGCTCGCCCTGCGCGAAATCGCCGATCGTCGCGTGAACGACGAGATGATCGACGAGATCGACCGCGCTGCCCGCGAGCGTGCCGAGCGTGAAGCCCTCGAGTGGGCCGCCACGGAAGTGGACGACGACCTCTCGAAGGGCGGAGATGATTGA
- a CDS encoding RelA/SpoT family protein yields the protein MNVIPAKKLTDVVDDRPVPPYVQALEERVGAYLPHEQVMRIRRAYLVGAAAHEGQTRKSGEPYITHPVAVAHVLADLGLDAETIIAAILHDTLEDTRLGREELAGAFGETVAELVDGVTKLDKMRFSSRAEADAESFRKMLLAMARDLRVILIKLSDRLHNMRTLGAKDAASRRRIARETLEIYAPIAQRLGMNKFKAELQDLGFKALYPDRHRIIGERIRAALGNRREAMAKIEMALEGRLAAEKIPGRAVSRIKSAWSIYSKMRSEHKSFAQLMDVYGFRVITDTAMHCYMALGAVHGLYKPVDGRFKDFIAIPKGNGYQSLHTVLLGPFGAPIEIQIRTSEMESVAERGVAAHWAYKSDSGPANSAQARAREWLSALADSQANTPSASEFLENVKIDLFPDEVYLFTPRGEIFSLPRNATALDFAYAVHTDVGDHAVAARVDKKLVPLRTRLVSGQQVEIITAPSAVPNPAWLEAVVTGKARTAIRQYLKHLQHEDAVDFGHRMLDRALDARGLSLDAVPAAALDRFLEESKLKRLEELLSEIALGNRFADQVAAQLVSLLGPREEHAPIAGEHSSAEKIRISGAERGVLSFGNCCHPLPGDEIVGFLSSGKGIVVHRVECPNVAEFRKTPERIVAIEWDRDVSGDYRAELRIEVLNRPGVLATVAAAIADAGSNIENVEYIERDSTAATLLFAIEVKDRKHLADVMRRVRRTGVVSGVYRHPL from the coding sequence ATGAACGTCATACCTGCGAAAAAACTGACCGACGTGGTCGACGACCGACCGGTGCCGCCGTATGTGCAGGCGCTGGAAGAGCGCGTGGGCGCCTACCTGCCGCACGAGCAGGTCATGCGCATCCGCCGCGCCTACCTGGTCGGCGCCGCGGCACACGAGGGGCAGACCCGCAAGTCCGGCGAGCCGTACATCACGCACCCGGTAGCGGTGGCCCACGTGCTGGCCGATCTCGGCCTCGACGCCGAGACCATCATCGCGGCCATCCTGCACGACACGCTGGAAGACACCCGGCTGGGTCGCGAAGAGCTTGCCGGGGCGTTCGGCGAAACCGTGGCCGAGCTGGTGGACGGCGTCACCAAGCTGGACAAGATGCGCTTCTCCAGCCGCGCCGAGGCCGATGCGGAAAGCTTCCGCAAGATGCTGCTGGCGATGGCGCGCGACCTGCGCGTCATCCTCATCAAACTGTCCGACCGCCTGCACAACATGCGCACCCTCGGTGCGAAGGACGCCGCGTCGCGCCGGCGCATCGCGCGCGAGACGCTGGAAATCTACGCACCGATCGCCCAGCGCCTGGGCATGAACAAGTTCAAGGCCGAACTGCAGGACCTCGGCTTCAAGGCGCTCTACCCCGACCGCCACCGGATCATCGGCGAGCGCATCCGCGCCGCCCTCGGCAATCGCCGCGAGGCCATGGCGAAGATCGAGATGGCCCTCGAGGGTCGCCTCGCCGCCGAGAAGATCCCGGGCCGCGCGGTCAGCCGCATCAAGTCGGCGTGGAGCATCTATTCGAAGATGCGCAGCGAGCACAAGTCGTTCGCGCAGCTGATGGACGTCTACGGCTTCCGCGTCATCACCGACACGGCGATGCATTGCTACATGGCGCTCGGCGCCGTGCACGGCCTCTACAAGCCCGTCGACGGTCGCTTCAAGGATTTCATCGCCATTCCCAAGGGCAACGGCTACCAGTCGCTGCACACCGTGTTGCTCGGTCCGTTCGGCGCGCCCATCGAGATCCAGATCCGCACGTCGGAAATGGAATCGGTGGCGGAGCGCGGCGTCGCCGCGCACTGGGCGTACAAGAGCGATTCCGGTCCCGCGAACAGCGCGCAGGCGCGTGCGCGCGAATGGCTCTCCGCGCTGGCCGACAGCCAGGCGAACACGCCGTCGGCGTCCGAGTTCCTCGAGAACGTCAAGATCGACCTCTTTCCCGACGAGGTGTACCTGTTCACGCCGCGCGGCGAGATCTTCTCGCTCCCGCGCAATGCCACCGCGCTCGATTTCGCGTACGCGGTGCACACCGACGTGGGCGATCACGCCGTCGCGGCCCGCGTCGACAAGAAGCTCGTGCCGCTGCGCACGCGCCTGGTGTCCGGCCAACAGGTGGAAATCATCACCGCGCCGTCCGCCGTGCCGAACCCGGCCTGGCTCGAGGCCGTGGTCACCGGCAAGGCGCGCACCGCGATCCGCCAGTACCTGAAGCACCTGCAGCACGAAGACGCCGTGGACTTCGGCCATCGCATGCTCGACCGTGCGCTCGACGCGCGCGGCCTCAGCCTCGACGCGGTACCCGCGGCCGCGCTGGACCGCTTCCTCGAGGAGTCCAAGCTGAAGCGTCTCGAGGAGCTGCTCTCCGAGATCGCACTCGGCAACCGGTTCGCCGACCAGGTCGCCGCCCAGCTGGTAAGCCTCCTGGGTCCGCGCGAAGAACACGCCCCGATCGCCGGCGAGCATTCTTCCGCCGAGAAGATCCGCATCAGCGGCGCCGAGCGCGGCGTGCTCAGCTTCGGCAATTGCTGTCATCCGCTGCCGGGCGACGAGATCGTGGGTTTCCTTTCCTCGGGTAAGGGTATCGTGGTGCACCGCGTGGAATGCCCGAACGTGGCCGAGTTCCGGAAGACGCCGGAACGCATCGTGGCCATCGAATGGGATCGCGACGTCAGCGGCGATTACCGCGCCGAGCTGCGCATCGAGGTGCTGAACCGCCCGGGCGTGCTCGCCACCGTCGCGGCGGCCATCGCCGACGCGGGCTCGAACATCGAGAACGTGGAGTACATCGAGCGCGACAGCACGGCCGCGACGCTGCTCTTCGCCATCGAGGTGAAGGACCGCAAGCACCTGGCCGACGTGATGCGCCGCGTTCGCCGCACCGGCGTCGTCAGCGGCGTGTATCGCCATCCGCTGTAG
- a CDS encoding STAS domain-containing protein, with protein sequence MSRPAFQLGHPAPDTLAVSGALTFATASDVLSTARAELDRGRQVSLDLSGVGQADSAGLATVLALLAHARGEGRALSVANAPAGLQALARVSGVESLLS encoded by the coding sequence GTGAGCCGGCCGGCGTTCCAGCTGGGCCACCCGGCGCCGGACACCCTCGCGGTGTCCGGCGCGCTGACGTTCGCCACCGCGTCCGACGTGCTCAGCACCGCTCGCGCGGAGCTGGATCGCGGTCGACAGGTTTCCCTCGATCTGTCCGGCGTCGGCCAGGCCGACAGCGCCGGGCTCGCCACGGTGCTGGCCCTGCTGGCGCACGCCCGCGGCGAGGGCAGGGCGCTTTCGGTGGCGAACGCGCCGGCGGGCCTCCAGGCCCTGGCCCGCGTCTCGGGCGTCGAATCCCTACTGTCCTGA
- a CDS encoding MlaC/ttg2D family ABC transporter substrate-binding protein, producing MLRQLSLAIALAVTAAASMPAPAQDASASAAAADTAPQAIVSTISDDLAKAIDGHQSELKNDKEKLIAVIDDVFLPHFDIDYASILVLGQNASKATPQQRERFAKAFYNSITHRYAEGLLNYTRGRVKVLPFNGDLNNKRTVVRTQVMLDDGKSVSVDYAFRKSKSGDWKAYDVIIEGISYITNYRNQVDAEIKKEGLDKLTADLEQKGSAAIDEMKQQTAGGHQ from the coding sequence ATGTTGCGTCAGCTTTCCCTCGCCATCGCCCTCGCCGTGACCGCGGCGGCGTCCATGCCCGCCCCTGCGCAGGACGCCTCCGCATCGGCGGCCGCGGCCGACACGGCTCCGCAGGCGATCGTCAGCACGATCTCCGACGACCTGGCCAAGGCCATCGATGGCCACCAGTCCGAGCTGAAGAACGACAAGGAAAAACTCATCGCCGTCATCGACGATGTGTTCCTGCCGCACTTCGACATCGATTACGCGTCCATCCTCGTGCTGGGCCAGAACGCGTCCAAGGCCACTCCGCAGCAGCGCGAGCGCTTTGCCAAGGCGTTCTACAACTCCATCACCCACCGCTACGCGGAAGGGCTGCTCAACTACACGCGCGGCCGCGTGAAGGTGCTGCCGTTCAATGGCGACCTCAACAACAAGCGCACCGTGGTGCGCACGCAGGTCATGCTCGACGACGGCAAGTCGGTCTCGGTCGACTACGCGTTCCGCAAGTCGAAGAGCGGCGACTGGAAGGCCTACGACGTGATCATCGAGGGCATCTCGTACATTACGAACTACCGCAACCAGGTCGATGCCGAGATCAAGAAGGAAGGCCTCGACAAGCTGACGGCCGATCTGGAGCAGAAGGGCTCGGCCGCCATCGACGAAATGAAGCAGCAGACGGCTGGCGGACACCAGTGA